The DNA window TATATAGGAGGCACCGGTCTGGCAAGAGGGTATTTCCACAACGAAGAATTAACAGCAGCGCGTTTTATTGCTAATCCATTTGCAACAGAAGCAGATAACGCCAAAGGATATACGCGGCTTTACAAAACAGGAGATCTGGTAAGATGGATGGCAGACGGCAATATAGATTACATCGGCAGAAATGATGAGCAGGTAAAGATCCGCGGGTTCAGAATAGAGTTGCCGGAAATAGAACAGGCGCTCCTGCAGATTCCCGGCATCCGGCAAAGCTGTGTGCTGGCAAAGGAAAGACAGACAGCATCCGGTAGTACTAAATATCTCGTGGGATATTATGTCCCGGATAAATCACACCCCGATGCGGCTTCACTGACTCCCGAATCTATATTGGACAGGCTGTCCAAAGTATTGCCTGAATACATGATGCCCGCCGGTCTGGTTTCCATGGAATCTTTCCCGCTGACGATTAACAGAAAACTGGATAAACGGGCTTTCCCTGATCCGGGCTTTAATGTGATGAAGGAGGCGCATGTTCCTCCTGCTACTGAACTGGAAAATAAACTGTGCCAGATCTATGCAGAAGTACTGGGACTTGCCAGCGAACAAATCAGCACCCAGCATAATTTCTTTAGAATAGGCGGCAATTCAGTACTGAGTATCCAGCTGAAAAAAAAGCTGAACGAACTGGATGGATTTGAACATATCAGCCCGGCAGACCTGTTTAAATACAATACCATTCAAAAACTGGTTCAATTTTACAGCCTTGAAAGGGCTGTATCGCTTGCTCAGGATGAAATGAAAACAAATAGCTAAAAGAATCGCTTGCCAACATGTTTAGGCCGATCAAACATTCACCACTTCTTTTTTTTTAAAAAAAACTAAATTAAAAACACAATGGCAGAAATTATTACTGAGGCATGGATTCTTAACAGTGGTTATGGAAATACTGAACCCGGATTGTTGATGCGTGAGGAAATGAATTTAGGAGTCCTGCTGCCGGATGAGGTCTTGATTCATCCCATCTATGGCTGTTGGGAAGGAAATATGCATCATGCTATCATGCGGGACCCGGTTGATATATGTATGCAAAGAAAGGAGGATAAAATTGTCCTGGGCAATGCAGGTGTGGTAAAGGTAATCGATACCGGGAAAAATGTAAAGGATTTAAAACCGGGTGATGTCTGTATGCTTTTCTGTAATGCTATTTCCGATAAGTATGGTTATCCGGAGAAAATTTTGGCCTACGATGCTCCGAATACCTATGGGCTGCTTTCAAGGCAATCTAAGGTAAGCAGGCATACCCTGATCCCAATCCCGCCGCACTCGGGCTTTTCCTTGAAACAATGGGCCGCTTTTTCGCTGCGGTATGTTACTGCATGGGCAAACTGGAAAGTAGCCCTGAAGTGTTGGCAATCCCAGATGGGAGATGTTCCCGTTGAAAATGAATTTGTGATATCATGGGGTGGAGGCGTATGTTTGGCTGAGTTGGAGCTGGCCAAAAACTATGGATTTAATGTGGCTATGATAACATCGCTCAATGAGAGAAAGGAAAGCCTTGAACAGGCTGGTATTATTACTGTAGACAGAAGGGGATTCCCGCATCTGCACTATGATCAGGAGCGTTATACAAATGATGAAGCATATAAGAAAAATTACAGGACGTCCGAAAAACTGTTCCTGGAGAAAATCAATGAGATCACAGGTGGAGCCGGGGCTGCAATATTTATCGATAACATAGGATTGTCGGTATACAGAGCGACCTTAAAAGCATTGTCAAGACAAGGTGTTATTGCTACATCCGGATGGAAATGGGGAATGGAATTATCCCATCTCAGGGCAATAGAGAGCATCAACAGGCATATTCATGTTCACACCCATTATGCCAAACATACAGAAGCAATAGAGGCCATGGAATACGCACTGCGTAATAACTGGATGCCGCAGGTAGATGTGGATTATGTGTATGAATGGGATGAAATTCCCCGGCTTTGCAGTGATTACGCTACCGGCAACCTGATCAGCTATTTCCCTTTATATAAGATCAATGATGAATGATGAAGAAAAAATCAAAATTAGACAATGCACTTTAAAAGGATAATAGTTTAAATTATGAGAAAAATAAATCTGGTTTGTTTTCCATTTGCAGGTGGGAATATCTACTCCTACGATGAATTTACCAAGTTTTTGCCCGACTATATTAACTTAATTACGATAGAATACCCGGGCAGGGGTTCCAGAATAGGGGAAGATCTGATTAATGACATGGAGGTGCTCATTGAAGATCTCCTGGTCCAGTTTAAAGCATTGACTATTGAAGGGCCTTATGTGATTTATGGCCACAGTATGGGGGCTGTTGTAAGTTATCTGATGGTGAGAAAGATACTGGAAAATCAATTGGAGGCGCCGTTGGCGGTGTTTTTAACAGGAGCTGGCTCTATTGTAAACGGATGGCAGGCGCCGATCAGATATAATCTGTCCAGGGAAGATTTTATTAAAAGTCTGGCTCTTCTCGGAGGACTCCCGGAAGAAATTTTAGGGAACTCCGATTTTATGGAGTTCTATGTCCCCATTTTCCGGGCTGATATCGAAGCGCTGGAAAAGTGCAGATATAAAGAAACAACACCTTTTAACATACCGATGTATGTGGTGACCGGCAAAGAAGAAAATGTTTCTCCTCAACAGGCTTTATTGTGGAAAAATGAGACCACAGCTGATTTTGAGTACACACAATTGCCAGGACAACATTTTTTTATATTTTCGCAGATGCAGCCGTTGTTGGCTTATATCAGGCGCAAAATTGACAGTTTGTGCGAAGTGGCTGGGTTCAATCAAATATAATTTGTTGTAGGCATGAAAAGCATAATGGATAGATTCCGGACTTTTTATACGGCGATTCTTGTAATTATTTGCCCACTGCTAGGGCAACTGATAACCCTGTTATTAACCAGTCTGGTTTTTGCTGTGGATGCCTTTCAAATGGAGGTGCCGGCAAAGGATATAGGAAGCCTGGATAAGTCCCTTGTTTTGTTTCAGGCAGTTTCCTATTCTTTGTTTAGTTTCTTAATAATACCGGCTGTTTTTTTGTTGTTACTCAATAAACCTTTGCTGCGTACATTGTGGTCAAATAATAAAGTCAGGCCATTACCCTTTATATTATCAATACTGCCGATTGTTACAATGGTACCTTTTGTAACCATTCTGATTGATTTTAACCATAGTATTGAGTTGCCTGCTTCATTTGCTGCATTGGAAAAATTGTTAAAAGAGAGTGAAGCACAAGCCGGGAATATGACCAATGCACTGTTTTATCTGAATGATACCAGAGGATTTATAGTCAGTACCATTGTTATGGCCGTTATTCCAGGCATTGTCGAAGAATTTTTTTTCCGGGGTATGATTCAGTTGCAGCTTCAGCATGATTTTAAGAACCCGCATTATGCAGTATGGGTTACTGCCTTTTTGTTTAGTTTATTTCATTTTCAGTTCTATAGCTTTATTCCCATCATGATATCGGGGGCTTTGTTAGGGTATATTTTTGTGTGGTCAAAAAATATCTGGTATGCGATCATTGCTCATATCACGAATAACTTAATTGTAATTCTGTTGCATTATGCTCCGATACCGGCAATACAGGGTTCTGCATTGGCCGGTCTGGCGTTTTGCGCTGTAATTGTTACTGTTGCTGTTGCCTTGCTCTTCCGGAAAGTGGTGAAAAGCCAACGGTTAGAGTCTGGAAACATCACCTTGGCGATAAAAGATAGTGTATTGTAAACTTATGTAGTGCCCAATAATGTTGAAGCCTTCCGTATTTTCGGAAGGCTTTTTTGTTGATGAAATCAAAATATCATTGTTCCTGCTGAATCAAGCTATGGCTGACAAAAAAAGAGTAGCTTTAATTTCTCAATGAAAATCAATTATAACCCGCATGGAACAACGCAATTGGGATACCTTTAGGTTCAGAGATGATAAAGAAACCAGCCATACACCACCTGTTCGTTATTCACAGGAATACCTGCAGCCTTGCCTGTATCTGACTGTTTATTTCCAGTATACAGATGATGAACAGATGCACGATTTTTACGACCGGGCGCTGGAACTTCTTGAACCGTTGTTTACCTATCACAATGGTGGTACCACTACAGATGAAACGCCTATACGAAACAAGGATAAAGCACTGCGGCAGTTCCCCGATTTCCTGGGAGGAAAGCAGACCAGCCTGTGGAGAAGGCTGGCCAACCGCGGTGGGGTAGGGCTCAAAGACGATAAAGGTGGTATCGGTGATGCTTCATTTGAATGTCTGATACGTAAACATCCGGCCACATCACGGAACCTGGGTGCTGAGACAATGCTGGCTGCAAAGTACCGGGCCGACCTGGAGGCTGCTGGTAGTGAACTGCCTTACAGGGGCGTCACCATGAGTGAAATGCAGATCTGCCTGCCAGTAGACAGTTTTGTTGATGCTTCGGCGTTCCTCAATTGGGTATCTGGTTTCAGGATGATACAAAGCAGCAGTTTTTTTTCAGCATCCGCGGGTTATGCCATGGTGAAATGGGAGGGTTACAGCAATAGTCAGGCGCAAGCTAAACTGAAGCAGCTGCTGGCAGAACACCCTGGCTTCGACTACCGCATCTCTGGTATTACTGTAGCGCTGGGCCGGCATTTCTCGCTGGAAAAAAACTGTTTTGTTCCGCAGCTCAAACGGATCAACTGGCTGAATATGATCAATGACCAGGCGCTGGTATTTCTTGGTGGAGAAGAAGGTTTCCTGAAACAAGCCGCCCTTTATCCTTCCATATCCCTGCACCGGTTGAATAAAGGATATATTGTTCAGGCCGGCAATGCACCTGGTATTGGTGACGATGGAAAAGCTCCTGCCGCCTACTATGATGCAGCACAGTTATTGCAGCCTTT is part of the Chitinophaga flava genome and encodes:
- a CDS encoding MDR/zinc-dependent alcohol dehydrogenase-like family protein — protein: MAEIITEAWILNSGYGNTEPGLLMREEMNLGVLLPDEVLIHPIYGCWEGNMHHAIMRDPVDICMQRKEDKIVLGNAGVVKVIDTGKNVKDLKPGDVCMLFCNAISDKYGYPEKILAYDAPNTYGLLSRQSKVSRHTLIPIPPHSGFSLKQWAAFSLRYVTAWANWKVALKCWQSQMGDVPVENEFVISWGGGVCLAELELAKNYGFNVAMITSLNERKESLEQAGIITVDRRGFPHLHYDQERYTNDEAYKKNYRTSEKLFLEKINEITGGAGAAIFIDNIGLSVYRATLKALSRQGVIATSGWKWGMELSHLRAIESINRHIHVHTHYAKHTEAIEAMEYALRNNWMPQVDVDYVYEWDEIPRLCSDYATGNLISYFPLYKINDE
- a CDS encoding thioesterase II family protein, producing MRKINLVCFPFAGGNIYSYDEFTKFLPDYINLITIEYPGRGSRIGEDLINDMEVLIEDLLVQFKALTIEGPYVIYGHSMGAVVSYLMVRKILENQLEAPLAVFLTGAGSIVNGWQAPIRYNLSREDFIKSLALLGGLPEEILGNSDFMEFYVPIFRADIEALEKCRYKETTPFNIPMYVVTGKEENVSPQQALLWKNETTADFEYTQLPGQHFFIFSQMQPLLAYIRRKIDSLCEVAGFNQI
- a CDS encoding CPBP family intramembrane glutamic endopeptidase — translated: MKSIMDRFRTFYTAILVIICPLLGQLITLLLTSLVFAVDAFQMEVPAKDIGSLDKSLVLFQAVSYSLFSFLIIPAVFLLLLNKPLLRTLWSNNKVRPLPFILSILPIVTMVPFVTILIDFNHSIELPASFAALEKLLKESEAQAGNMTNALFYLNDTRGFIVSTIVMAVIPGIVEEFFFRGMIQLQLQHDFKNPHYAVWVTAFLFSLFHFQFYSFIPIMISGALLGYIFVWSKNIWYAIIAHITNNLIVILLHYAPIPAIQGSALAGLAFCAVIVTVAVALLFRKVVKSQRLESGNITLAIKDSVL
- a CDS encoding type VI immunity family protein, which encodes MEQRNWDTFRFRDDKETSHTPPVRYSQEYLQPCLYLTVYFQYTDDEQMHDFYDRALELLEPLFTYHNGGTTTDETPIRNKDKALRQFPDFLGGKQTSLWRRLANRGGVGLKDDKGGIGDASFECLIRKHPATSRNLGAETMLAAKYRADLEAAGSELPYRGVTMSEMQICLPVDSFVDASAFLNWVSGFRMIQSSSFFSASAGYAMVKWEGYSNSQAQAKLKQLLAEHPGFDYRISGITVALGRHFSLEKNCFVPQLKRINWLNMINDQALVFLGGEEGFLKQAALYPSISLHRLNKGYIVQAGNAPGIGDDGKAPAAYYDAAQLLQPLLLRPRKEDYFDADGWELHFHNKH